CGCGTGATCGGGGAGTCCGGACCGGCCATTGAGATCAATACCTCCGGCGGCACCAAGCTGTGCGGCGGCTGGTACCCGTCGGATGAGATTCTGGAGCGGGCGCTGCATTTCGGTGTAGAGGTTACCTTCGGCTCCGATGCCCATCTGCCTGCCCGCGTGGCCGACCAGCGCAATCAGGTGGCAGCCCGGCTGAAGGAGATCGGCTTCAAGCATTGGGTCTATTACAAGCAGCGGCAGAAGGTTACTGTTGCTTTGTAATTGTTAAGCAGGCGGATAACGGCATGCAAACAGAAAATGCACCGCAGCGGCAGGCAGCCTGACGGGAGAGTCCCGTTACGCTGCCTGCTTTGCTGCGGTGCATTTTTGCGCTGGGGTATATCTGTACTGTGCTTAGTCCTGATTCAGATTCCCGCAGGTGAAGCCCTGCTGCTTCAGTGTCCGCTGGGCATCCCCGTACTGCGGATTCAGGGCATAGAAGCGGGCGATGGTGCTGCTCCAGTCCCTCTCCGTCAGGCCCTGCGCCTTCAGCGATTCACGGTGGACCGCGTTGTATGCTTCAATCAGGCCTAGCTGGTCTGGGTTATAGACCTCCTCATGATAGACAGCAGCCATAGGCAGACGCGGCCGCTTGGGCTGCTCCTCCGCCGGGTAGCCGAGGCAGAGGCCCACGACCGGGAAAACATACTGCGGCAATTGCAGCAGCTTGATTACCCCGGCGGTATTGCGGCGGACGCCGCCAATCGGGATAATACCCAGCCCCAGCGATTCCGCCGCTGCCACCGCATTCGCCAGGGCGATGCCGACATCGGTCGCGCCGACCAGCAGGGCATCGACATCCGCAGCCGTCTCGAACGGCTGGCCTTCAAGCTCAGCTGCAAGCTTCGCGCGGTGGAAGTCCATGCAGAAGACCAGGAAGACCGGCGCTTCCGCCACATGCTTCTGGTTCCCGCTCAGCACCGACAGCTGTTGTCTGCGTTCCTCGCTCCGCACGGCAATCACCGATACCTGCTGGCCGTTCACCCACGATGGAGCCGCCTGGGCCGCTTCAATAATCAGCTTCAGCTTCTCCGGCTCCACCGTCTGCCCGGAATAGTGCCGGTAGGAGCGGTGGTTCGTAAGCAATCTAATTACATCATTCAAGAGCTCATACCCTCCCCAAGTTATATACTTATCCATATACGATGTACACTATCATAGCCCAAATTCCGTCGAGACCGCCAGTATGTGATGCTATGCTCCTCATCCGCATAGGCACCTTTACGCTCCACGCATGCAAGTAGCAACACAAAAAAATGGACCCGAAGCATCGGGTCCCAACAGCATTTATATTTTCAAAAGGGGGTCATGTACTTAGTTTAACCGCTGACTGTTAGAGTTTGATAACGGGTTTATTTCATTTGTGTAACAAGTGTGTACACCTTCATTACATCGCCTGAGCCGTCTGCCATCGGCAGTGTGCGCTCCAGGGTCAGGCCATTCTTGAGCAGTACCCGGGCCGACCGGAGATTATCTCCCCGGCAGCGTCCCTCAATCTGCCGCAGCCCCAGCTCCCGGAAGCTGTAAGCCAGCAGCAGCCCGACAGCTTCTGTCGCATAGCCGCGGCCCCACCACAGCGGACTAAGCATATAGCCGAGCACCGCCTTGCCCTCATGGCGGCTCCAGCTCTGCAGCGAGACTGATCCGATCAGCTCCGGCTGTCCCTTGAGATAGATGCCGGTGTGAAGCGCAGAGGGATCATAGCCGTGCAGCATCCGCTTCACCAGCTTATCCAGCACGCCCTGCTGTGAAGACGAGCCTTGGCGGAGCTGAATATGCGGCTGCACCTCGGGGTGGGAGAGCAGCTGCTTCAGCATCGCCCCGTCGCCGGGTGCCATGGTCTTCAGTTCGATGGACTGGCCTTGCAGCGCCAGGCCCATAATCATCTCATACGTGCTCATGAGCTCTCCCTCTTCCGCTCTTGTTAGGCCTCTCCCCGGAGCGTGACCATCCACCGTCCACTACGCCCGGCGCAGCGTCAGGACAGTAAGCTCCGGGCGGCACAGGAAGCGCAGCGGCATCATCGTCTCGCCGAAGCCCCGGTTCACATATACCGGCATCCCTGTATTCTCTGTATAATACAGGCCGTTTATGTACTTGCGCGAGCCGTAAGGCGTGAACGGAGCTCCGGCAAGCGGCAGGCGGATCTGCCCGCCATGGCTGTGCCCGGAGAGCTGCAGGTGAAACGGATACGCCTCGGCAATATCGGCGTAATCCGGCTCATGCATCATCAGCACCGTGAACGTGCCGTCCGGAATATCCTTGACCGCCGCCTCCGGGTCCGGCTTGCCGTGCAGCATATCATCCAGTCCGGCGACCGCCATCACTGCGCCGCCCTGCCGGATCAGGTAAGCCTGGTTGCGCAGGACGCGGAAGCCCGCCTCCTTCAGCAGCCTGGTCAGCAGCTCCGTATTCTTGTAATCATGATTGCCGAGAATGGCATATTTCCCAAGCGGGGCTTCCAGTTCAGCCAGTATAGAGACCGAATCGGCCAGATCCTCGGCATAGCTGTCCACGATATCCCCGGTGAAGCAGATCAGGTCCGGCTGCTCCTCGCGGATATGCTTCACCAGCCGGGCCACATCGCGCGCATCCTTGTTGAACCCTAGATGCACATCGCTGAAATGGATCAGCCGGGTTCCGGCAAAAGCCGAAGGCAGCTTCTTCAGCGGCAGCTCCAGCCGGTTCACCTCTAACCAGTTCGGCTCCCCCTGCCAGGCATATCCGCCGGTCAGCAGCGCCGCACCGGCCAATGTCCCCAGCCCGCGGGTCAGGAACTGGCGGCGCGTCATCGTGCGCCTGCCCGGGTCTTCCGGCTGCGGCGGCACCTGTCCCCCGCCGTCTCCGGCGGCGGGTATCGTTTTGCCCGGAGAGCCTCCGAACGATGGTTTGCTCATCAGGAGATTCTCCTTTCTATCTTGAATTCTAATTGGGTTATTGTCGATCGGGTACGGCTTCATCCGCCTTGTCATCAATATCTACTTCAATGGCCGCCTCAATCTCTTCCTCCGTGGTATTTCCTCCAAGAATCTTGCGGAACAAGCCCAGCATGGACAGCGCATAGGCGACCGTTATGAAGCTGAAGCAGATTTGCATGACTACAACCAGCCTTGAGGTATTATCTATGGGAGCTATATCCCCGTAACCGACTGTCGTAAAGGTAGCCACACTGAAATAGAGAAACGTAACCAACTGGCTAAGCAGATCCTGGCCTAAGCCCTTTCCCTGGAACGAGGACTGTCCAAACAGCTTATAAATCGATGTATATACGACTGTAAAAAAAATAATGCAGGTGAACGTAGCGATGCTGATCCGGACCAGCGTCTGCTGCAGCCTGACTTCCTTGCTGTTGGAATCCCGGATTTCATGGAAAATAAACAGAATATAGAACAGGACTGAAGCCAGGACAAAAAGCAGAATCAGTCCGCGCAGGCCCCGGTTGCCGGGCACAATCGTACCCAGATCGATCAGGTTCAGCAGATCCTCCACCGAGATCAGCGCATAGATCAGAACAGGAGCGAGCAGCACGCCTCTGCCCATCCAGTTCAGCTTCACCCGGGCAAACCTCAGTACCAGCAATACAAAGACAACGATATTGAAAGCCCAAATCCACCATGCCATGGCTTTACGCTCCTGTTCTATGCTCTCGCCCGCGAATCTTCCTCCGGTCCGCTTATGACTCTGATCTTGCATTCCTGCTCCGGTGCCTCATGATAGGCCCGGGCAATGCCCTTATCCTGTACCGCTTTAAGGCTGACCCGCCGCTGCTTGAAGCTGACCTCGATGTCCTGTGTGAACGGGAACGGGGACAGTGTAAGCGTGCGGCTGTCCTGCCACTTGGCCTGAATCGCACGGCCGGAGGTGAAGCTGAACTCCTCGCTGCCGGAGAAGCCGTCCACGAACCACGGATGCTTCTCGGATTCCTTGCTGCCCGGCTCATTCAGCGCCAGGAACAGCGAGAGATCATCACAGAACTGGAGCAGTCTGGCATCATAATACAGCTCGCCTTCCTGGAGCGGCTTCTCCTCCTCCAGCCTGCGGTGGATGCGCGCCCGGCGCTCTGCCTCATCCTCCAGGTACTGCGTCAGCTCGGGGCATTCTTCCCCTGATACCTCAATCAGCCGTTCGAAATGCGAGCTGCACAGCAGCGCCCCGTAAGGCGTCTGCGCTTCTATTTCATCGATGCCCCGTCTGTAGAAGGTCAGCTTCGGCACCACCGGGAAATCGATGAAGCTGTACGGCTGCCCCTCCGCATCATTCCAGAACGGCGTCTCATCGAGATCAATCCAGCCCCGGTCATGATGGCTCACCGCCCACAGAACCTCGGCCCGCCGCCCCTCAGCAGGCGTATGCTCCTCCTTGAACCATTTTGCAAATTCCCCGGCCAGCAGCCCGTGGTCGTGCTGCTTCATCATGACGAGCGCGCCGTCCTGTTCACGACATATCATTGTCTATTCCTCCCCGTTGTCCACTGCCTGACTATTGCCTTCAGCACTGCTGCCATCAGCTATGTAGATTCATGTAGATTATAACATATCCGCCTATATTTCTCGGAATCCGGCGGCCTATGGATATTGTATGTGTACCCTTTTTGAGACTGTACAGAAACATTACAGCGGACGGCAGTCATTGCCAAACAGGCCATTCAGGAGGAATCCCGAATGGCCTGCGGCTATGGTTATAGATTAGACACCCAACCAGCGCTTGAACATATGCTTGGTGGTCTGCTTGTTGATCTCGGCAATGGAGGTTGTCAGCGGAATGCCCTTCGGGCAGGCGCGGACGCAGTTCTGCGAGTTGCCGCAGCCGTCGATGCCGCCGTCCTCCATCAGCGCCTCCAGGCGGTCCTCCGCATTCATCTCGCCCGTAGGATGCGCGTTGAACAGGCGGACCTGGGAGATGGCTGCCGGACCGATGAAGTTCGTCTTCTCATTGACATTCGGGCAAGCCTCCAGGCAGACGCCGCAGGTCATGCACTTGGATAATTCATAAGCCCACTGGCGCTTCTTCTCCGCCATACGCGGTCCCGGACCGAGATCATAGGTTCCGTCAATCGGAATCCAGGCCTTGACCCGCTTGAGGGCATTGAACATCCGGCTGCGGTCAATCACCAGGTCGCGGACGACCGGGAAGGTCTTCATCGGCTCGATGCGCACCGGCTGCTCCAGATTATCGATCAGCGCAGCGCAGGCCTGACGTGGCTTGCCATTGATGACCATCGAGCAGGCGCCGCATACCTCTTCGAGACAGTTGGATTCCCAGCATACAGGAACGGTGCTGTCGCCCTTCGCGTTCACCGGATTGCGCTGAATCTCCATCAGTGCGCTGATGACGTTCATCCCCGGACGGTAAGGAAGCTCGAATTCCTCCGTATACGGGCTTGTCTCCGGTTCATCCTGGCGGGTAATAATGAACTTTACATTTTTGGGAGCTGCTGCAGTTTCCGCCATGTCAGTTACCTCCTAGAAAGTTTGGATAGTCCGGCCTGCTCCGAATCCCATTCGCCAAGCCGGCTTCACTT
This region of Paenibacillus sp. FSL K6-1096 genomic DNA includes:
- a CDS encoding NADPH-dependent oxidoreductase; the protein is MNDVIRLLTNHRSYRHYSGQTVEPEKLKLIIEAAQAAPSWVNGQQVSVIAVRSEERRQQLSVLSGNQKHVAEAPVFLVFCMDFHRAKLAAELEGQPFETAADVDALLVGATDVGIALANAVAAAESLGLGIIPIGGVRRNTAGVIKLLQLPQYVFPVVGLCLGYPAEEQPKRPRLPMAAVYHEEVYNPDQLGLIEAYNAVHRESLKAQGLTERDWSSTIARFYALNPQYGDAQRTLKQQGFTCGNLNQD
- a CDS encoding GNAT family N-acetyltransferase, producing the protein MSTYEMIMGLALQGQSIELKTMAPGDGAMLKQLLSHPEVQPHIQLRQGSSSQQGVLDKLVKRMLHGYDPSALHTGIYLKGQPELIGSVSLQSWSRHEGKAVLGYMLSPLWWGRGYATEAVGLLLAYSFRELGLRQIEGRCRGDNLRSARVLLKNGLTLERTLPMADGSGDVMKVYTLVTQMK
- a CDS encoding metallophosphoesterase: MSKPSFGGSPGKTIPAAGDGGGQVPPQPEDPGRRTMTRRQFLTRGLGTLAGAALLTGGYAWQGEPNWLEVNRLELPLKKLPSAFAGTRLIHFSDVHLGFNKDARDVARLVKHIREEQPDLICFTGDIVDSYAEDLADSVSILAELEAPLGKYAILGNHDYKNTELLTRLLKEAGFRVLRNQAYLIRQGGAVMAVAGLDDMLHGKPDPEAAVKDIPDGTFTVLMMHEPDYADIAEAYPFHLQLSGHSHGGQIRLPLAGAPFTPYGSRKYINGLYYTENTGMPVYVNRGFGETMMPLRFLCRPELTVLTLRRA
- a CDS encoding ion channel, giving the protein MAWWIWAFNIVVFVLLVLRFARVKLNWMGRGVLLAPVLIYALISVEDLLNLIDLGTIVPGNRGLRGLILLFVLASVLFYILFIFHEIRDSNSKEVRLQQTLVRISIATFTCIIFFTVVYTSIYKLFGQSSFQGKGLGQDLLSQLVTFLYFSVATFTTVGYGDIAPIDNTSRLVVVMQICFSFITVAYALSMLGLFRKILGGNTTEEEIEAAIEVDIDDKADEAVPDRQ
- a CDS encoding DUF3891 family protein is translated as MICREQDGALVMMKQHDHGLLAGEFAKWFKEEHTPAEGRRAEVLWAVSHHDRGWIDLDETPFWNDAEGQPYSFIDFPVVPKLTFYRRGIDEIEAQTPYGALLCSSHFERLIEVSGEECPELTQYLEDEAERRARIHRRLEEEKPLQEGELYYDARLLQFCDDLSLFLALNEPGSKESEKHPWFVDGFSGSEEFSFTSGRAIQAKWQDSRTLTLSPFPFTQDIEVSFKQRRVSLKAVQDKGIARAYHEAPEQECKIRVISGPEEDSRARA
- the sdhB gene encoding succinate dehydrogenase iron-sulfur subunit, giving the protein MAETAAAPKNVKFIITRQDEPETSPYTEEFELPYRPGMNVISALMEIQRNPVNAKGDSTVPVCWESNCLEEVCGACSMVINGKPRQACAALIDNLEQPVRIEPMKTFPVVRDLVIDRSRMFNALKRVKAWIPIDGTYDLGPGPRMAEKKRQWAYELSKCMTCGVCLEACPNVNEKTNFIGPAAISQVRLFNAHPTGEMNAEDRLEALMEDGGIDGCGNSQNCVRACPKGIPLTTSIAEINKQTTKHMFKRWLGV